From Apium graveolens cultivar Ventura chromosome 9, ASM990537v1, whole genome shotgun sequence, the proteins below share one genomic window:
- the LOC141686202 gene encoding protein FAR1-RELATED SEQUENCE 5-like codes for MKGNNQEPTWVGGDSQPAHSNETLRGKQCFNAGLGFRNETLRDVAIPQFFIAGPQCFIRVYRKIFNDDEVIDADSIEDKVNDPGKRKTHSDDDVGFGWKNHDVHGDSDDSNDSFNGDDDDKINDENFIGNMNDVVPCVGMMFDSLDEAESFYRGYGRSIGFEIIIRSSHKHSRNGGISSRLYICRKGGRLGPKPLEVEDRAKGKRPRDVIPRTCYRAHMCVAHKVSSNKWEVTKVNLEHNHAMVTSDKVNFMQRSCNIDPFTRSLIELFNKSVIETPKVMNLLSETCGGIEKIGFSAQDVRNVIRDIRRRVFDSGDAECGLVLLRDLQKQSDGNFFYRVDVDEENRVRGLVWVDPRSLNAYKNFGDVVTFDSTYRTNRYDMPFIPITGVNHHYQNILFGFELIRDEKETTYRWVLKTWLEAVDNKPPITIITDQDIALSNAISEVMPNTNHTYCTWHISSKFPEKLSTLYTQYSEFKTDFNACIYKSLSPTEFEGRWEDLKEKYDLENHN; via the exons ATGAAGGGAAATAATCAGGAGCCAACGTGGGTTGGGGGGGACAGCCAGCCAGCCCAcagcaatgaaacattgcggggAAAGCAATGTTTCAATGCGGGTCTTGGCTTCCGCAATGAAACTTTGCGGGATGTCGCCATTCCGCAATTTTTCATTGCTgggccgcaatgtttcatt AGGGTTTATCGTAAAATCTTTAATGATGATGAAGTAATAGATGCTGATAGTATTGAAGATAAAGTTAATGATCCGGGGAAGCGAAAAACGCATAGTGATGATGATGTTGGTTTCGGTTGGAAGAATCACGATGTTCACGGTGATTCCGATGATAGTAATGATTCTTTTAATGGCGATGACGATGATAAAATTAATGATGAAAATTTTATTGGAAATATGAATGATGTAGTTCCTTGTGTTGGTATGATGTTTGATTCGTTGGATGAAGCGGAAAGTTTTTATCGAGGTTATGGTCGAAGTATAGGGTTCGAGATAATTATTCGAAGTAGTCATAAGCATTCAAGAAATGGTGGTATATCGTCACGTTTGTATATATGTCGAAAGGGTGGAAGATTGGGCCCAAAACCCTTGGAAGTTGAAGATAGGGCTAAAGGGAAACGACCTCGAGATGTTATTCCTCGAACTTGTTATCGTGCTCATATGTGTGTTGCTCACAAAGTAAGCTCAAACAAATGGGAAGTAACCAAGGTCAACCTAGAGCACAATCATGCTATGGTTACATCGGATAAGGTAAATTTCATGCAAAGATCATGCAACATAGATCCGTTTACCCGATCTTTGATTGAGTTATTCAACAAATCGGTTATCGAGACCCCGAAAGTGATGAATTTACTTAGTGAGACGTGTGGTGGTATTGAAAAAATTGGTTTTTCCGCTCAAGACGTACGAAATGTAATACGTGACATTCGAAGACGGGTTTTTGATTCCGGTGATGCAGAGTGTGGATTGGTTTTGTTACGAGACTTGCAAAAACAAAGTGATGGCAATTTTTTCTACCGAGTGGATGTGGATGAGGAGAATCGGGTTAGGGGTTTGGTGTGGGTTGATCCTCGTTCGCTTAACGCGTACAAGAATTttggagatgtggtgactttcgACTCGACATATCGGACTAATAGGTATGACATGCCTTTTATTCCAATTACGGGAGTGAATCACCACTACCAAAATATTTTGTTTGGATTTGAACTTATAAGGGACGAGAAAGAGACTACTTATAGATGGGTTTTGAAGACTTGGTTGGAAGCGGTCGATAACAAGCCACCTATTACCATTATTACGGATCAAGACATCGCTTTAAGTAATGCCATTTCTGAGGTTATGCCTAACACCAACCATACATATTGTACGTGGCATATTAGTAGCAAGTTTCCCGAGAAACTATCTACTTTGTATACTCAATACTCAGAGTTCAAGACGGATTTTAATGCATGTATCTACAAGTCATTGTCACCAACGGAATTTGAAGGTAGGTGGGAGGACTTGAAagagaaatatgatcttgaaaatCACAATTAG